From a single Oncorhynchus nerka isolate Pitt River linkage group LG11, Oner_Uvic_2.0, whole genome shotgun sequence genomic region:
- the LOC115137665 gene encoding stress-associated endoplasmic reticulum protein 1-like, protein MVAKQRIRMANEKHSKNITLRGNVAKSTRNPGEDKVAVGPWLLALFIFVVCGSAIFQIIQSIRMGM, encoded by the exons ATGGTGGCAAAACAGAGAATACGCATGGCCAACGAGAAACACAGCAAAAACATCACGCTGAGAGGCAATGTGGCCAAATCCACG AGAAATCCAGGTGAAGACAAGGTGGCAGTGGGACCATGGCTTCTGGCGTTATTCATCTTTGTCGTCTGCGGATCAG CAATCTTCCAGATCATTCAGAGCATTCGAATGGGAATGTAA
- the tsen34 gene encoding tRNA-splicing endonuclease subunit Sen34, with product MDSPEQKITKTVSRVDASKESMANSRQVIGINFCGPTPLMWRADDLKSVRELGIIGTLVGSLARQPRQNTRLGRPLELLPEEGRLLADMGRAAVIPDSTNEDPEVNPEQVEHYHAELENSFQEQGALALEDRKATLMRVMTEKHNENPGSQEDSDGAVRDRLEALSRGFSFPRTAMAVQLCTARAGLSHCPEVRRFLAADWPIPRDERSETRFRVFRDLRRQGFYLTSAGKFGGDYLVYPGDPLRFHAYFIVVCISMDESMPLCDVLAIARLGSNVKKTVLLCSSGGSQEDDGEEVVYTSLKWSGMV from the exons ATGGATTCGCCGGAGCAAAAGATAACGAAAACTGTGTCCAGAGTGGACGCGAGTAAAGAAAGCATGGCGAACAGCCGTCAGGTCATCGGAATAAACTTCTGTGGGCCTACGCCTCTGATGTGGCGTGCGGACGATTTGAAATCGGTCCGTGAACTGGGAATCATAGGGACCCTGGTGGGGTCTCTGGCCCGACAACCTAGGCAGAACACCCGGCTGGGGAGACCCCTCGAGCTGCTGCCGGAGGAGGGGCGACTGCTGGCGGACATGGGGAGAGCTGCAGTTATTCCTGACTCGACA AATGAGGATCCCGAGGTGAATCCAGAGCAAGTGGAGCACTATCATGCAGAACTGGAGAACAGCTTTCAGGAACAGGGTGCCTTGGCCTTGGAGGACAGGAAGGCAACATTAATGAGAGTTATGACTGAGAAACATAACG AGAATCCTGGAAGCCAGGAGGATTCGGACGGTGCGGTGAGAGACCGTCTCGAAGCTCTGTCCCGCGGCTTCTCATTCCCTCGCACGGCCATGGCGGTACAACTGTGCACAGCCCGAGCAGGACTCTCTCACTGTCCTGAGGTGCGCCGTTTCCTGGCCGCAGACTGGCCCATACCACGGGATGAGAGGTCCGAGACCCGGTTCCGAGTGTTCAGGGACCTGAGACGCCAGGGCTTTTACCTCACCTCGGCCGGGAAGTTTGGGGGAGACTACCTGGTGTACCCAG GTGACCCCCTCCGTTTCCACGCCTATTTCATTGTCGTGTGCATCTCCATGGACGAATCGATGCCCCTGTGTGACGTTCTGGCCATTGCCAGGCTAGGGTCCAATGTGAAGAAGACTGTCCTCCTGTGTTCGTCAGGGGGAAGCCAGGAAGATGACGGGGAGGAGGTGGTGTACACATCACTAAAGTGGAGTGGAATGGTGTAG
- the LOC115137155 gene encoding eukaryotic translation initiation factor 2A-like: protein MAPPIPILAVRGSDGTVLLRGPPNCEKNADFQRDPRQSRYVAFSKDGTLFAWCNGEKVTVVKVADGSQVRSFDLPKTAMLEFSPLNTVLATWQVYSKTQDNPQGDANLQLWDLKTGTCLKALYQKKVQGWCPSWSDDEKIAVRSVNNELHFFENNDFINIANKLHLQKVSEFMLSPGSQPSKVAVYVPGSKGAPSFVRLYQYPNFGGSTCALANKSFFKADRVTMLWNKKATAVLVQASIEVDKTGASYYGEQTLHYLATNGETAAVQLQKNGPIYDVAWSPSSTEFCVVYGFMPAKATVYNLKCDPVFDFGTGPRNAVYYSPQGHILVLAGFGNLRGQMEVWDVKKWKQVSKPQVPDSTHFAWCPDGEHVVTSTCAPRLRVSNGYKIWHYTGTVLYKQDTPTGTELWETVWQPFPDGTFPERPVKYQAAPSELGSTEAKPAQAYRPPALRNKPVTASSKLHEEEPPQNMRPGATGDKQLSKTALKNQKKREAKKAAKQEINPDALEPQSDPSPASNTQAETSCGDPETDKKIKSVKKKLKAIDELKVLQATGKPIQKNQLEKMEKEAQLMKELEDLQLKV, encoded by the exons ATGGCGCCCCCCATACCTATTTTAGCAG TCCGGGGATCTGACGGGACAGTGCTGCTCCGTGGACCACCAAACTGCGAGAAGAATGCAGATTTTCAAAG GGACCCTCGGCAAAGTAGATATGTGGCGTTCAGCAAGGACGGGACATTGTTTGCATGGTGCAATGGAGAGAA GGTCACTGTTGTGAAGGTTGCAGATGGCTCTCAAGTCAGGTCGTTTGACCTTCCAAAGACTGCAATGTTGGAGTTCTCTCCGCTGAACACTGTGCTGGCTACATGGCAGGTGTATAGCA AGACGCAGGACAACCCACAGGGAGATGCCAACTTGCAGCTGTGGGATTTGAAAACTGGGACCTGCCTCAAGGCTCTCTACCAGAAGAAGGTTCAGGGATG GTGTCCAAGTTGGTCAGATGACGAGAAGATTGCGGTCAGGAGTGTTAACAATGAACTTCACTTTTTCGAGAACAACGATTTTA TCAACATTGCCAATAAGCTTCACTTGCAGAAGGTGTCCGAGTTTATGCTGTCCCCTGGAAGTCAGCCTAGTAAG GTGGCTGTTTATGTCCCTGGGAGCAAAGGTGCCCCCTCATTTGTCCGGCTATACCAATACCCCAACTTTGGTGGCTCGACCTGTGCTTTGGCCAACAAGAGTTTCTTTAAGGCCGACAGGGTGACCATGCTATGGAACAAAAAAG CCACTGCGGTTCTGGTGCAGGCCAGCatagaggtggataaaacaggaGCCTCATACTACGGAGAACAAACTTTACACTACTTGGCCACCAATGGGGAGACTGCTGCTGTGCAGCTAC AGAAGAACGGGCCCATCTACGATGTGGCATGGAGCCCAAGCTCCACAGAGTTCTGCGTGGTCTATGGCTTCATGCCCGCCAAGGCTACTGTCTACAACCTCAAGTGTGACCCTGTCTTCGACTTCGGCACGGGCCCCCGCAATGCCGTCTACTACAGCCCCCAGGGCCACATCCTGGTCTTGGCCGGCTTCGGGAACCTACGGGGCCAGATGGAGGTGTGGGATGTCAAGAAGTGGAAGCAGGTGTCCAAGCCCCAGGTGCCCGACTCCACCCACTTCGCCTGGTGCCCGGACGGTGAACATGTCGTCACGTCGACCTGTGCCCCCCGGCTACGTGTCAGTAACGGCTATAAGATCTGGCACTACACTGGCACGGTTCTGTACAAGCAGGACACGCCGACGGGAACAGAGCTCTGGGAGACTGTGTGGCAGCCCTTCCCAGATGGGACGTTCCCTGAGAGGCCGGTGAAGTACCAGGCAGCACCCAGCGAGCTGGGCAGCACAGAGGCCAAGCCGGCCCAGGCCTACCGCCCACCTGCCCTGCGGAATAAACCGGTCACAGCCAGCTCCAAACTG CATGAAGAGGAGCCTCCACAGAACATGAGGCCTGGCGCCACCGGAGACAAGCAGCTGTCCAAGACGGCTCTGAAGAACCAGAAAAAACGAGAGGCAAAGAAAGCAGCCAAACAG GAGATAAACCCAGATGCTCTTGAGCCCCAGTCAGACCCATCTCCAGCCAGTAATACTCAAGCTGAAACCTCTTGTGGCGACCCAGAGACTGACAAGAAGATCAAGAGCGTCAAAAAG AAACTGAAAGCTATAGACGAGCTGAAAGTGCTGCAAGCAACTGGGAAACCCATTCAAAAGAACCAG CTTGAAAAGATGGAAAAGGAGGCTCAACTCATGAAAGAGCTTGAGGATCTTCAACTAAAAGTGTAA